The Arthrobacter zhaoxinii sequence TCGCCGCGTACGGGTACTGGCTGCGTGAAAAGGGCTGGTACACGCCCAAGTGGATGCGGGTCATGCGCATCGATAACTCCATGGCCTATGTCATGACAGGCATCTTCGTGGTGGCAATGCTCATTGTCGGCGCCGAAGTGGTCCGCGCGGCAGGAGTATCCATCGCCAGCGGCGATGCCGGGCTGCTGGATCTCTATGACGTGTTGAAAGCCGAATACGGCGACGTGGTCGGCACCGGGTTCCTGATCGGATTCTGGGCTGCATCGTTCTCCTCGATCATCGGGGTGTGGAACGGCGTCTCCCTGATGTTCGCCGACTTCTGGGGGAACATCCGCGGCAAGGAATCCGGCCATCCGGACACCCGCATCGGCGGCAAGTACTTCCGCTTCTACGTCCTCTGGCTGACCTTCCCTCCGATGATCCTCTTCCAGCTCGGACAGCCCATCGGCCTCATCCTGGCCTATGGCGTGCTGGGCTCGCTGTTTATGCCTTTCCTCGCGGTGACCCTGCTCGGGCTCCTCAACGGCCGCCGCATTCCCAAGCAGTGGGCCAACAAGCTCCATACCAACCTTGCGCTCGGTTTCACCGCACTGCTGTTCATTGCACTCGGCATCCAGCAGCTGTGGGACAACATCGCCAAGGTGCTGTAGCGGTACGGAATAACCCGGCGCACCTCCCGCTGACAAGCCCGCCGCCAGCCGTTGGCGGCGGGCTAGTTTAGCGCAGCAGACGGCCTTCCACGAGGGGTGAAACAGAGTAAAAGAAAAGTGCTTACGGGCCATCTACGCAGCGATTCTGCTCAGCTACGCTATTGGTGGCGAGAGAAGGTTGCAGGATGGAAACCAGCGCAACGGGTGGCCAGGACAGGCTCATTGCAGGCCGATACCGACTCATCGAACCAATCGGACGCGGCGGCATGGCCACCGTCTACCGGGGACAGGATGAAGCGCTCGGCCGCGACATTGCGGTGAAGGTCTTCCGCGCCAGTGCCGTGGCCCCGGATGACATCGGGCGGCAGGAAAACGAGATGCGCCTCCTCGCATCGCTGTCACATCCGGGCCTGGTCACCTTGTTTGACGCTGGCAAGGATGATGCCGCTCCCGGCGGCAGTGACAGCGACGGCGGTGCCCGGACCTACCTGGTGATGGAACTGGTGGACGGTCCGGATCTGCGCAAGCGGCTGCGCGGGGGCGGGGTGCTGCCTACGGATGTCCCCTTCATCGGTGCCGAACTGGCCGGGGCCCTCGCGTACATCCATGACAGGGGAGTGGTCCACCGGGACATCAAGCCGGCAAACATCCTGCTGCCGCCGATGGCTGCGGGGACGTCACCGCGGGCCAAGCTGACGGATTTCGGCATTGCCCGGATCCTGGACGGCGCCCGGATCACTGCTGCCGGCGCCACTCTCGGCACCGCCAACTACCTCAGCCCGGAGCAGGCTGCCGGTCTCGGGGCGGAGGCAGCAAGCGACATCTACTCACTCGGGTTGGTGCTGCTCGAATCCGTGACAGGCAGGGTCGAGTTCAACGGCAGCGCAATCGAGGCAGCCGTCGCCCGGCTCAGCCGGGACCCCGAGATCCCTGCCTCCCTGGAGCACCATTGGAGCGGACTGCTCGCGGCCATGACCAGCCGGGATCCCGACGTCCGGCCGACGGCAGCTGAAGTCTCCGCGACCCTGCTGGACTACCGCTGGGCCGAGGGGACTGCGCAGCCGGGACTGGTCCCGCAGCTGTCGGCCTCAGGTCCGGGCGGTCCCGCCGACCAGGGCGGAGCGGCCGAGCAGCCCGCCCCCGCCGAACCGGCCTGGGATGCCTGGAACGGACCGGCAACGGCCGAAGCGGACGGGGCCCCGGCGCGGATCGACGGCGTTGCCGGGGAGGCCGGAGTCGGCTCCGCTGAAGGGACCGGGCCGGCAACCGGTGACGGCCAGGTCCTGGGGCGGCACCCCTCTGCTCCGCTGCCCTCGGTTTCCCCGCCGACGGACGTGCCTGCTCTATCCGGGCCGCTCACGCCACCGCCGACCGCCCCGCCAACAGTGGGAACAACGGCGGCGTCGGCGCCGGAGCCGACGCCGCGGGTGCAGGTACTCGCCGGGCCGAGACAGTCCGCTGCCGGGCGTGCCCTGCTGGCCGTGCTGGTGATGGCCGTGCTGACAGCGGCGGTGGTCCTGATGCTGGGACGCGTGGGGGCGTTGCCGGACGGAGGGGTTATTCCGGGGGAGAACGAGCAGAACCTGGAACGGCTGCAGGACAACGTCGGCCCATAGCGGCATCCCCGGCGCGGGATACTGGAGTTATGAGTACCCCACCGCCCGTCCCGTCCGCTGCTGTCACCGATGAGGGCCGGTGCCCCTGCCTCAGCGGGGAAACCTACGGGAACTGCTGCGGACGGTTCCACTCCGGAACTGCCGCCGCCCCCACTGCGGAGGCATTGATGCGCTCGCGGTACAGCGCCTTCGCCACCGGCAACGTGCCCTATCTGTTGGCAACCTGGCACCCGGACCACCGCCCCGCAACCCTCGAACTGGATCCGGGGATCGAATGGCGCCGGCTGGATATCCTCTCCACCTCCGGCGGCGGACCCCTGGACACCACCGGCACCGTGGAGTTCCGCGCCTACTACCGGCAGGACGGGCAGCGCGGTACGCAGCAGGAACTAAGCAGTTTTATCCGCAAACAGGGCCAATGGCTCTACGTGGACGGACGATAGGCCGCTGCTTCTTCCGGACCGGCACCGGCGGGACCTAGGCTTGAAAGCATCCGACGGCGGCCCCGCAACAGGCCCGCTCAGGGAAGCTCCCGAAACGCAGGCGCATCAGAGGTCCTGCACGTAAGTCGGATGAGCAGGCGAGGACACTATGAAAGCACTCGTTTACGAAGGCCCCGGCCAGAAGTCGTGGAAGGACGTTCCCGACCCTCAGATCCAGGACCCGCGCGATGCCATCGTCAAGATAGACACCACCACCATCTGCGGCACCGACCTGCATATCCTCAAGGGCGACGTTCCGGCAGTCACGCCCGGCCGGATCCTTGGCCATGAGGGTGTCGGCACCGTGACGGAGACGGGGTCCGGGGTGAACGCCTTCAAAACCGGAGACAAGGTCATCCTGTCCTGCGTCTCGGCGGACGGCTCCTGCAGTTTCTGCAAGGACGGGCTCTATTCGCACTGCACCGGAGAGGAAGGGCAGTCCGGTATCGGCTGGATCTTCGGACACCTGATCGACGGAACGCAGGCCGAGTACGTCCGCGTGCCGTACGCGGACACCTCCATGTACCGGCTGCCCGAAACCGTCTCCCAGGAGCACGGTGTCCTGCTCAGCGATATTTTCCCCACCGGCTTTGAGATGGGTGTGCAGTACGGGCAGGTCCAGCCGGGCGACGTCGTCGCAGTGATCGGTGCAGGTCCCGTGGGGCTGGCCGTGATTGCGACCTCGGGACTGTACGGTGCAGCGAAGATCATCGCCGTGGACCTGGACGCCAACCGTGTGGAGCAGGCCCGAAAATTCGGTGCCACCCACGGAGTGAACTCCGGGGATGCGAACTGGCGGGAACAGATCATGGACCTGACCGACGGATGGGGCGTGGACGTGGCCGTGGAGGCCGTGGGCATTCCTGCCACGTTCGAGATGTGCACCAATATCGTCCGGCCCGGCGGCAACGTGGCCAACGTGGGGGTGCACGGGACGCCCGTCAGCTTGGAGCTGGACCGGCTGTGGATCGAGAACATCAACATCAGCATGGGCCTGGTGAATACCAACACCCTCTCCATGCTCCTGAAGCTGATTGCCGAGGGAAAGCTGCCGGCCGAGGAGTTCATCAGCCACCGCTATGCGCTGGGCGACATCCTTACGGCGTACGACACCTTCTCCCGGGCCGCGGAAACCAACGCGCTGAAGGTGATCCTGCAGGCCTGAGCGGTTCTTCAGTGGGCAGGAAGGCGGCAGCCGGTAGGCTGCCGCCTTTTTGCGCATTGGAGGCACGGGCAGATAATGGGAACCGCGGCCGCGTCTGCTCCCGCAGTTCTCAGCTCAGAAGAGGTTTTCCATGTCGAACGGCACCATGATTGCAGGACGGCTCAACGTTGAGACCGGCACCTTCGCCATGAAGGAAGTTCCGATTCCCGATCCCGGCCCGGGCTTTGTCCGTATCAAGGTCGGAGCCGCGGGCGTCTGCCTGTCCGACGTCCACCTGATCCAGGGCCTGCTGCGTCCGCAGTTCCTCAAGGGCAGCGAGGTCACCCTCGGCCACGAGGTGGCCGGCACCGTGGACCTTCCCGGAACAGGAGTCACCTCCGTGGCTCCCGGCGACCGGGTGGTGGTGCAGGCCGGGTACGAATACAACGGCGTCACGCTGACCATGGGTGTTGATTTCGACGGCGGCTGGGCCGAGTACCTCGTGGTTCCCGCCGGTG is a genomic window containing:
- a CDS encoding zinc-dependent alcohol dehydrogenase family protein, yielding MKALVYEGPGQKSWKDVPDPQIQDPRDAIVKIDTTTICGTDLHILKGDVPAVTPGRILGHEGVGTVTETGSGVNAFKTGDKVILSCVSADGSCSFCKDGLYSHCTGEEGQSGIGWIFGHLIDGTQAEYVRVPYADTSMYRLPETVSQEHGVLLSDIFPTGFEMGVQYGQVQPGDVVAVIGAGPVGLAVIATSGLYGAAKIIAVDLDANRVEQARKFGATHGVNSGDANWREQIMDLTDGWGVDVAVEAVGIPATFEMCTNIVRPGGNVANVGVHGTPVSLELDRLWIENINISMGLVNTNTLSMLLKLIAEGKLPAEEFISHRYALGDILTAYDTFSRAAETNALKVILQA
- a CDS encoding Nramp family divalent metal transporter; amino-acid sequence: MAADTPPKRPLNHADAVDDDGGSPAKWKIVGPGLVVAATGVGAADMVATLVAGSRYGYALLWAVILGVVLKIILVEGAGRFTLATGLTIFEGWRSLGKWTTWYFGPYIMIWGFIYGATAMSSAALPLAAVFPVLPLTAWAVLMGLAGFVMVWFGRYATFEKITAVLVGLMFVTVVGLAVIAVPNIPAMFAGLIPMIPEGGVFYTLALAGGVGGTITLAAYGYWLREKGWYTPKWMRVMRIDNSMAYVMTGIFVVAMLIVGAEVVRAAGVSIASGDAGLLDLYDVLKAEYGDVVGTGFLIGFWAASFSSIIGVWNGVSLMFADFWGNIRGKESGHPDTRIGGKYFRFYVLWLTFPPMILFQLGQPIGLILAYGVLGSLFMPFLAVTLLGLLNGRRIPKQWANKLHTNLALGFTALLFIALGIQQLWDNIAKVL
- a CDS encoding YchJ family protein, which produces MSTPPPVPSAAVTDEGRCPCLSGETYGNCCGRFHSGTAAAPTAEALMRSRYSAFATGNVPYLLATWHPDHRPATLELDPGIEWRRLDILSTSGGGPLDTTGTVEFRAYYRQDGQRGTQQELSSFIRKQGQWLYVDGR
- a CDS encoding serine/threonine-protein kinase, coding for METSATGGQDRLIAGRYRLIEPIGRGGMATVYRGQDEALGRDIAVKVFRASAVAPDDIGRQENEMRLLASLSHPGLVTLFDAGKDDAAPGGSDSDGGARTYLVMELVDGPDLRKRLRGGGVLPTDVPFIGAELAGALAYIHDRGVVHRDIKPANILLPPMAAGTSPRAKLTDFGIARILDGARITAAGATLGTANYLSPEQAAGLGAEAASDIYSLGLVLLESVTGRVEFNGSAIEAAVARLSRDPEIPASLEHHWSGLLAAMTSRDPDVRPTAAEVSATLLDYRWAEGTAQPGLVPQLSASGPGGPADQGGAAEQPAPAEPAWDAWNGPATAEADGAPARIDGVAGEAGVGSAEGTGPATGDGQVLGRHPSAPLPSVSPPTDVPALSGPLTPPPTAPPTVGTTAASAPEPTPRVQVLAGPRQSAAGRALLAVLVMAVLTAAVVLMLGRVGALPDGGVIPGENEQNLERLQDNVGP